A genomic stretch from Eubacterium sulci ATCC 35585 includes:
- a CDS encoding cobalt ABC transporter ATP-binding protein — protein sequence MEKIKVDNLSFSYPSSDKLALDSVSLSIPESEFVVLCGKSGCGKSTLLRHLKKSMNPYGNKFGSVCFDGEEIEEMNDRDAASKIGYVQQNPDNQLVTDKVWHELAFGLESLGYSNSVIKRRVAEMASYFGIQTWFRKSVSELSGGQKQLLNLASVMAMQPEVLILDEPASQLDPIAARDFLSTVHRLNRELGVTIVISEHRLEEIFPLADRAIVMDEGRIIANAKPSEVAIQLAGSGDEESVHPMYYGMPPVMKLFPKELVRWQDSLPMTLREGRILMEKLFENGTLTLKEAGVQKLVEEKEANSGKPVIKLKNLYFRYAKNADDVLRGLNLEIEEGKLHCLLGGNGSGKSTTLKAICEIIKPQSGKVKIADNCRAAMVPQNPQALFTEISCEEEVLEGMCYQKLEIEEKVQRTEEMLKLMEIEHLRKANPYDLSGGEQQRLALAKVMVSNPDILLLDEPTKGLDPFFKQTLGRILRSLCKENKTIFMVSHDIEFCAEFGDCCSMFFDGEIATSGSAKEFFSGNNFYTTVENKLTRKWCEGIITGEEARTWIRSLL from the coding sequence ATGGAAAAGATCAAGGTCGACAATTTAAGCTTTAGTTATCCAAGCTCGGATAAGCTGGCTCTAGACAGTGTTTCGCTGAGTATTCCAGAGTCGGAATTTGTCGTGCTTTGCGGTAAATCTGGATGTGGCAAGAGTACGCTTTTAAGGCATCTCAAGAAGAGCATGAATCCTTATGGAAATAAGTTTGGAAGCGTGTGCTTTGATGGCGAAGAGATAGAGGAGATGAACGACAGGGATGCGGCGAGCAAAATAGGATATGTTCAGCAAAACCCTGACAACCAGCTCGTCACAGACAAAGTTTGGCACGAGCTTGCCTTTGGTCTTGAAAGCCTAGGATATAGCAATAGCGTAATTAAGAGAAGGGTTGCCGAGATGGCTTCCTACTTTGGAATACAGACCTGGTTTAGAAAGTCAGTCAGCGAGCTTTCTGGAGGTCAAAAGCAGCTTTTGAACCTTGCGTCCGTTATGGCTATGCAACCTGAGGTTTTGATTTTGGATGAACCTGCTTCACAGCTTGATCCGATTGCAGCAAGGGATTTTCTTAGCACTGTTCACAGGCTCAATAGGGAGCTTGGAGTAACCATTGTAATTTCTGAGCATAGGCTAGAAGAGATTTTCCCTCTTGCAGATAGGGCAATTGTCATGGACGAAGGCAGGATAATTGCAAATGCAAAGCCTAGTGAAGTTGCGATACAGCTTGCGGGAAGTGGCGATGAGGAATCGGTACATCCTATGTACTACGGCATGCCTCCTGTGATGAAGCTGTTTCCAAAGGAGCTTGTGAGATGGCAGGATAGCCTTCCTATGACGCTGAGAGAAGGGCGAATTTTGATGGAGAAGCTCTTCGAAAATGGAACGCTCACGCTAAAGGAAGCTGGAGTGCAAAAGCTAGTTGAAGAAAAAGAAGCTAACAGCGGAAAGCCTGTTATAAAGCTTAAAAACCTATATTTTAGATATGCAAAGAATGCAGATGACGTCCTAAGAGGACTGAATCTAGAGATAGAAGAGGGCAAGCTTCACTGCTTGCTTGGTGGAAACGGAAGCGGAAAGAGTACAACGCTTAAGGCGATTTGTGAAATAATAAAGCCTCAGTCTGGCAAGGTTAAAATTGCTGATAACTGTAGGGCTGCTATGGTTCCTCAGAATCCTCAGGCATTATTCACAGAGATTAGCTGTGAGGAAGAGGTTCTCGAGGGGATGTGCTATCAAAAGCTTGAGATTGAGGAGAAGGTTCAAAGAACCGAGGAGATGCTTAAGCTTATGGAAATAGAGCATCTTAGAAAGGCAAACCCTTATGATCTTTCGGGTGGCGAGCAGCAAAGGCTTGCGCTTGCCAAGGTCATGGTTTCAAATCCAGATATTCTTCTCTTAGATGAGCCAACCAAGGGACTTGATCCATTTTTCAAGCAAACTTTGGGAAGAATACTCAGAAGCCTTTGCAAGGAGAACAAGACCATATTCATGGTTAGCCATGATATAGAGTTTTGCGCTGAATTCGGAGACTGCTGCTCTATGTTCTTTGATGGAGAAATAGCGACAAGCGGTAGCGCCAAGGAATTCTTCTCAGGAAATAACTTCTATACCACGGTTGAAAACAAACTGACAAGAAAGTGGTGCGAGGGTATCATAACTGGAGAGGAGGCTAGAACATGGATAAGGAGCCTGCTCTAG
- a CDS encoding ATPase AAA, which translates to MNQHIEKISNEVKGVIKGKDEVISKVMMAMLAKGNVLLEDVPGVGKTTMALAFARAMGLDTKRVQFTPDTLPSDIIGFSVYDKETGELSYKEGAIVTNLLLADEINRTSSKTQAALLEAMEEKKVTVDGVTRVLPDPFIVLATENPAGSAGTQMLPNSQLDRFMVKLSIGYPDVESQAEILADRHTENPVDKVEQVVSDEELKEMIQKANEVYIAKSVYEYIAKLVQKTREHEMVSLGVSPRGALSLCQMAKAYAFVNSRDFVTPDDIRAVFADVCGHRLMLNSKARLNELSAENILADIIKDVEMPAAESFKKML; encoded by the coding sequence ATGAATCAGCATATAGAAAAAATTAGCAATGAGGTAAAGGGTGTAATCAAGGGTAAGGACGAGGTTATCTCCAAGGTTATGATGGCCATGCTCGCAAAGGGTAATGTCCTTCTAGAGGACGTTCCAGGTGTAGGTAAGACAACAATGGCGCTAGCTTTTGCAAGAGCTATGGGTCTAGATACTAAGCGTGTACAGTTCACACCTGATACGCTTCCTTCAGATATAATCGGTTTCTCTGTTTACGATAAGGAGACAGGAGAGCTTAGCTATAAGGAAGGTGCTATTGTAACAAATCTTCTTCTTGCAGATGAAATCAACAGAACCTCAAGTAAAACTCAAGCGGCTCTTCTTGAGGCGATGGAAGAGAAAAAGGTAACAGTTGACGGCGTAACAAGAGTTTTGCCAGATCCGTTTATCGTTCTCGCAACCGAAAACCCTGCTGGTTCTGCAGGAACTCAGATGCTTCCAAATTCACAGCTCGATAGATTTATGGTTAAGCTGAGCATAGGATATCCAGATGTAGAAAGCCAAGCAGAGATTCTAGCTGATAGACATACAGAAAATCCAGTTGATAAGGTTGAGCAAGTTGTCTCTGATGAAGAACTAAAGGAAATGATTCAGAAGGCGAACGAAGTATATATTGCAAAATCAGTTTACGAATATATAGCAAAACTGGTTCAGAAAACTAGAGAGCACGAAATGGTAAGCCTTGGCGTCAGCCCTCGTGGAGCGCTTTCACTTTGCCAGATGGCTAAGGCCTATGCTTTTGTCAACTCAAGAGACTTTGTTACACCAGACGACATAAGAGCTGTCTTTGCAGATGTTTGCGGACACAGACTCATGCTAAATTCAAAGGCTAGATTAAACGAGCTTAGCGCAGAGAATATTCTCGCTGATATCATCAAAGATGTAGAGATGCCAGCTGCTGAGTCATTTAAGAAAATGTTGTAG
- a CDS encoding transporter: MKNKTVLFVTKAAMIAAVYVVLTIVLAPISFGQVQLRVSEALTIMPVFTAAAIPGVFIGCLIGNILGGAVLPDIIFGSLATLVAAVISYKLRGKGLLIASIPPVVVNMLVVPFVLKYAYSVPLPIPFMMLTVGAGEVVSCCILGVGLGKLLQKNKFILGDESLERKPEGNEQG, translated from the coding sequence ATGAAAAACAAAACAGTACTATTCGTGACAAAGGCTGCGATGATAGCTGCGGTGTATGTGGTTTTAACCATTGTGCTTGCCCCTATATCCTTTGGTCAGGTTCAGCTTAGGGTATCGGAAGCCCTAACAATCATGCCGGTTTTTACAGCGGCAGCGATTCCTGGAGTATTCATCGGTTGCTTGATAGGTAACATCTTGGGAGGCGCAGTGCTTCCAGATATCATCTTCGGTAGCCTAGCTACGCTTGTAGCAGCAGTAATAAGCTATAAGCTTAGAGGCAAGGGGCTTTTGATAGCATCCATTCCACCAGTTGTGGTGAACATGCTAGTAGTGCCTTTTGTTTTAAAATATGCGTATTCTGTTCCGCTACCAATTCCGTTTATGATGCTCACAGTTGGTGCAGGTGAAGTAGTATCATGCTGCATCCTAGGCGTTGGACTTGGTAAGCTTCTTCAGAAGAATAAATTCATTTTGGGAGATGAGTCACTTGAGAGAAAACCAGAAGGAAATGAACAGGGCTGA
- a CDS encoding methylthioribose-1-phosphate isomerase, producing the protein MISPIEYKEKKFYILDQTLLPAEERYIELKCKEDVWEAIHSLRVRGAPAIGVAAAFGFLVSLRAELETQNFNGSAAEYLGVSKEIGDYLISSRPTAVNLEWAIKRMQKRLEGKLNDFDGESPLCDTALSELEEALTEEAKAIMDEDIASCKAMGEHGLSLLDKNMGILTHCNAGTIATAMYGTCLAPLYLGHERGYDFKVFADETRPLLQGARLTAWELDKAGIDVTLICDNMASIVMKNGWIDAVVVGCDRLAANGDGANKIGTSAVAILAKEYGIPFYMFVPTSTIDLETETGEDIPIELRKGDEIYKMWYEKDMAPSGIKTYNPSFDVTKAEYITAIVTEKGIVRPPYKENLARLMRG; encoded by the coding sequence ATGATTTCACCTATAGAATATAAGGAGAAAAAATTTTATATACTTGACCAGACCCTGCTTCCGGCAGAAGAACGCTACATAGAGCTAAAATGCAAGGAGGATGTCTGGGAGGCTATTCACTCGCTCAGAGTTAGAGGAGCACCTGCGATAGGCGTTGCTGCAGCTTTTGGTTTTTTGGTTTCGCTAAGAGCAGAGCTAGAGACGCAGAACTTTAATGGTAGCGCAGCTGAGTACCTAGGAGTATCAAAGGAAATAGGCGATTACCTGATTTCTTCAAGGCCTACGGCAGTAAACCTAGAGTGGGCGATCAAAAGAATGCAGAAAAGGCTAGAGGGAAAGCTAAATGATTTTGACGGAGAATCTCCGCTTTGCGATACTGCTCTATCAGAACTAGAGGAAGCTTTGACGGAAGAAGCAAAGGCTATCATGGATGAGGACATTGCATCCTGTAAGGCCATGGGTGAGCATGGACTCAGTCTGCTAGATAAGAACATGGGAATTTTGACCCACTGTAATGCCGGAACCATAGCAACAGCCATGTATGGAACCTGCCTTGCGCCACTTTATCTAGGACATGAGAGGGGATATGATTTTAAGGTATTCGCTGATGAGACTAGACCGCTTCTTCAAGGGGCTAGGCTTACAGCTTGGGAGCTAGATAAGGCCGGCATAGATGTGACTTTAATCTGCGATAACATGGCATCAATAGTCATGAAAAACGGCTGGATAGATGCTGTTGTAGTAGGTTGCGACAGGCTTGCAGCAAATGGCGATGGGGCCAACAAAATCGGAACATCGGCAGTTGCAATTCTCGCCAAGGAATACGGCATACCGTTTTACATGTTTGTTCCTACATCAACCATAGATCTTGAGACGGAGACAGGCGAGGATATTCCAATAGAGCTTCGCAAGGGTGATGAGATTTACAAGATGTGGTACGAAAAGGATATGGCACCAAGCGGAATCAAGACATATAATCCGTCATTTGATGTGACAAAGGCAGAATATATAACTGCCATAGTAACCGAAAAGGGTATAGTTAGACCTCCGTACAAGGAGAACCTAGCGAGGCTTATGAGAGGGTAA
- a CDS encoding chromosome segregation protein ScpA: MSYKVVLSSFEGPFDLLVYLIESAKMSIYDIQISEITEQYVRYLNDMKEADIAVSAEFMVLAATLIEIKSRMILPRMSEEGIDATIEDPRNELVERLLEYKRFRQMSDELGRRFEENCLIYEKPTEDISIYTENPDEVLNLSMESFISTFKLFLEREKRVAVVKSHYQKVEREKASIESRISFIKDKIKNAIKGGIKKLSLKDLVPNKKSRYDVIVTFASVLQMMKDRQIRAEQDKMYGEISISTEGTDESKEAIDVQ; the protein is encoded by the coding sequence ATGAGTTATAAAGTAGTATTATCGAGCTTTGAGGGACCTTTTGACCTTTTGGTCTACCTCATAGAAAGCGCCAAAATGAGCATATATGATATTCAGATTTCTGAAATTACAGAGCAGTATGTTAGATATCTGAATGACATGAAAGAAGCTGATATTGCTGTATCGGCTGAGTTTATGGTGCTTGCGGCAACTTTGATAGAGATAAAATCAAGAATGATTCTTCCGCGCATGAGCGAGGAGGGTATAGATGCTACGATAGAAGATCCAAGGAATGAGCTCGTCGAAAGACTCCTAGAGTACAAGCGCTTCAGACAGATGTCAGATGAACTTGGCAGAAGGTTTGAGGAAAACTGCTTGATTTATGAAAAGCCTACTGAGGATATTTCAATATACACTGAGAATCCAGACGAAGTGCTCAATCTATCAATGGAAAGCTTCATTAGTACATTTAAGCTATTCCTCGAGAGAGAAAAACGCGTAGCTGTAGTTAAGTCTCACTATCAAAAGGTGGAGCGCGAGAAGGCTTCTATCGAAAGCCGTATAAGCTTCATCAAGGATAAGATAAAAAATGCGATAAAAGGCGGTATCAAAAAGCTATCGCTAAAAGACTTAGTACCGAACAAAAAGAGCAGGTACGATGTGATTGTGACCTTTGCGTCAGTGCTTCAAATGATGAAGGATAGGCAGATAAGAGCTGAGCAAGATAAGATGTATGGAGAGATTTCGATCAGTACCGAGGGAACAGATGAGAGTAAGGAGGCAATCGATGTACAGTAA
- a CDS encoding segregation protein A, with translation MRVRRQSMYSKKRAKSTLESLMYIWGEPLDVKDAADAAEITKEEALECFLELMEEYEQEGRGIMIRRVKNSFQFATRAENADAIERLCRPVKTKKLTQAALETLAIVAYKQPVTRSEIDSIRGIKSDRIIEGLMKKDLICEKGRSEGIGRPILYATTDNFLKQFGLTNIKELPEFEEHEDFVIDRDEDSSYLQMKIDV, from the coding sequence ATGAGAGTAAGGAGGCAATCGATGTACAGTAAAAAAAGAGCAAAGTCAACGCTTGAATCATTAATGTATATATGGGGAGAGCCTCTTGATGTAAAGGATGCTGCTGATGCAGCAGAGATAACAAAAGAAGAGGCACTAGAGTGCTTTCTGGAGCTCATGGAAGAGTATGAGCAGGAGGGACGCGGGATTATGATTAGACGCGTGAAAAATTCCTTCCAGTTTGCAACTAGAGCTGAAAATGCAGATGCAATAGAAAGGCTTTGCAGGCCGGTTAAGACTAAGAAATTGACTCAGGCCGCGCTAGAGACACTTGCCATTGTGGCATATAAGCAGCCTGTAACCAGGTCAGAAATCGACTCAATCAGGGGAATCAAGAGCGATAGAATTATAGAAGGCCTTATGAAAAAGGACTTGATTTGCGAAAAGGGAAGGTCAGAAGGAATTGGAAGACCAATTCTTTATGCAACGACAGACAATTTCCTTAAGCAGTTTGGACTTACGAATATCAAAGAACTTCCGGAGTTTGAGGAGCACGAGGATTTTGTGATCGACAGAGATGAGGATTCTTCATATCTTCAGATGAAGATAGATGTATAA
- a CDS encoding beta-lactamase, whose product MHCVRKVTEDLFWVGGNDKRLHLFENIHPIEDGVSYNSYLLLDEKTVLFDTADWSVGRQFIENVEYVLNGRKLDYMVINHMEPDHCASMEEIILRYPDVKIVSTEKALMLMHQFNYTVDENFIQVAEGDTMSFGKHNVVFVEAPMVHWPEAMVTFDTTDGVLFSADAFGSFKSLDGALFADEVDFDGEWINEARRYYTNIVGKYGPEVMDLLKKAQTIDIKIICPLHGPVWRKDIGYILDKYIHWATYTPEEKGVLLCYASMYGNTENAAHILATKLHEKGMHNVHMYDVSKTHVSYLIGEAFKYSHLALLSVTYNLNVFPAMENFVQDMKRLNLQKRVVAVVENGSWAPQASVLINETLDEMKQMTVLNEEVSVLSSVSKMTESELDSLADSIIESMSQSY is encoded by the coding sequence ATGCATTGTGTTAGAAAAGTAACCGAAGATCTATTTTGGGTCGGTGGAAATGACAAAAGGCTTCACCTCTTTGAAAACATTCATCCTATCGAAGATGGAGTCTCATATAACTCATATCTATTGCTAGATGAAAAGACAGTTCTTTTTGATACAGCAGACTGGTCAGTAGGACGTCAGTTTATCGAAAATGTAGAGTATGTTCTTAACGGAAGAAAGCTCGACTACATGGTAATCAACCACATGGAGCCAGATCACTGTGCATCAATGGAAGAGATTATTCTCAGATATCCAGATGTAAAGATTGTATCAACAGAGAAGGCGCTAATGCTAATGCACCAGTTTAACTACACAGTTGACGAGAACTTCATTCAGGTTGCTGAGGGAGATACAATGAGCTTTGGTAAGCATAATGTTGTCTTCGTAGAGGCACCTATGGTTCACTGGCCAGAGGCAATGGTAACCTTTGATACAACAGACGGAGTGCTTTTCAGTGCAGACGCATTCGGTTCATTTAAGTCACTTGACGGCGCACTATTTGCTGACGAAGTTGACTTTGATGGAGAGTGGATTAACGAAGCAAGACGCTACTACACAAACATTGTAGGTAAGTACGGACCAGAGGTTATGGATCTTCTAAAGAAGGCGCAGACAATCGATATCAAGATTATCTGCCCACTTCACGGACCAGTATGGCGTAAGGACATCGGATACATTCTAGACAAGTACATCCACTGGGCTACATACACACCAGAGGAGAAGGGCGTGCTACTATGCTACGCTTCAATGTACGGAAATACAGAGAATGCAGCTCACATCCTAGCTACAAAGCTACACGAAAAAGGAATGCATAACGTGCACATGTACGATGTATCAAAGACACACGTATCATACCTAATCGGAGAGGCTTTCAAGTACAGCCACCTAGCGCTTCTTTCAGTAACATATAACCTAAACGTATTCCCAGCAATGGAGAACTTCGTTCAGGACATGAAGAGACTTAACTTGCAGAAGAGAGTAGTTGCAGTAGTTGAGAACGGTTCATGGGCTCCACAGGCAAGCGTTTTGATCAACGAAACACTTGACGAGATGAAGCAGATGACAGTTCTAAACGAAGAAGTTTCTGTACTATCATCAGTATCAAAGATGACAGAAAGCGAGCTAGATTCACTAGCAGATAGCATCATCGAATCGATGTCACAGAGCTACTAA
- a CDS encoding gamma-glutamyl kinase, giving the protein MGRPELSKKKRIVIKVGSSSLTHAESGRLDLVKMEILTRELSYLRNRNVDVVLVTSAAIAAGRSALRLEERPEKIQLKQACASVGQARLMMIYQKLFSEYNQIAGQILMTKNTVLHSESRENVCNTFEELLKLGVIPIVNENDSVATSEIDEVPVFGDNDRLSAVVANLIGADLLILLSDVEGLYTDDPHRNPDAKFIDTVESLSDKFVSMGKATTGTGVGTGGMATKIAAAEIAVNSGIDMIIASGSDFHVIHRILEGQEFGTLFLGKHDANFDLQEYLSK; this is encoded by the coding sequence ATGGGAAGACCAGAATTAAGTAAGAAAAAGAGAATAGTCATCAAAGTTGGATCTTCTTCGCTCACACATGCGGAGAGCGGAAGGCTTGATCTTGTTAAGATGGAGATTTTGACAAGAGAGCTATCATACCTTAGAAACCGCAATGTCGATGTGGTGCTTGTTACATCAGCTGCTATTGCAGCGGGAAGAAGCGCTCTAAGACTTGAGGAAAGGCCTGAGAAGATACAGCTCAAGCAGGCTTGTGCATCTGTAGGACAGGCAAGGCTTATGATGATTTACCAGAAGCTATTTTCTGAGTACAATCAGATTGCTGGTCAGATTTTGATGACAAAGAACACGGTTTTACATAGTGAAAGCCGTGAGAATGTCTGCAATACATTTGAGGAACTTCTGAAGCTTGGCGTAATTCCAATCGTAAACGAAAACGACAGCGTAGCCACATCGGAGATTGATGAAGTTCCTGTATTTGGAGATAATGATAGACTTTCGGCGGTCGTTGCTAATTTGATAGGTGCAGACCTTTTGATACTCCTTTCGGATGTCGAGGGACTTTACACAGATGACCCGCACAGAAACCCAGATGCTAAGTTCATAGACACTGTGGAATCGCTAAGCGATAAGTTTGTTTCAATGGGCAAGGCGACGACGGGAACTGGAGTAGGGACTGGTGGCATGGCGACAAAGATTGCAGCTGCCGAGATTGCCGTAAACTCCGGCATAGATATGATAATAGCCAGCGGCAGTGATTTTCATGTAATTCACAGGATTCTTGAGGGGCAGGAGTTTGGAACCTTGTTCCTAGGTAAGCACGATGCTAACTTTGATCTTCAGGAATATCTGAGCAAATAG